GCATGCGCTTCGTACGCTGGTTCATTCGTGGAGCCGTCCGTGGACGGCTGCGTGCGGGGGAAGGGACATGAGGTGGACAACGGGGATACGGCGGAAGCGTCGGCCTTAGGGAGGGTGCGCGTCCTGTCACCGCGAGGAGGCGTGCACGGCGCCGGCATTCTGGTGCGTCCGGGCGTGGTACTGACCTGCGCACACGTCGTGGTGTCGGCCGCCGGCCCGCGTGGCGGCCGTTCGGAGGCCGTCTCCGGGCACTCCGTCCTGGTCGATGTGCCGGGTCGTCCGGACGTCGCGGCCGGGGAGGCCACCGTAGCACCGGACGGCTGGTATCCGGGCCCGCTCGCCGGCGGGCCCGGGGGTGACCTCGCCGTGCTGCGCACGGCATGGTCGCCTCCCGACGGTACGGCCGTGGCGAGACTCGGCCGGTGCGGGGAACCGGACCGGCGCGAAGTCGCCGCGTACGGCCACCCCGCGGGGGCTCCCGACGGGCTGTGGTCCCGGGCCCGGCTCGTCGGTCGCGGTGGTCCGTACCGGGACTGGATCCAGTTGGAGGGGCTCGGCTCGGCAGGGGCGCCCGTCGGCCGCGGATTCAGCGGCGCCGGCGTATGGGACCCGGCGGCCCGAAGAGTCATCGGCATGGTCACGGCCGCGTACACCGACCAACAGGCCAAAGTGGCCTGGATGCTTCCCCTGGAGGCCGCGGCACACATGTGGCCGGATCTGGCCCCGGCGCTCGCGGGCCCGGAGCCGGAAACCGCGACGGTGCCGAAAAGCGCGGCAGGGGAAGCCTCATCGCCGCCCCCGCCCGACTCGTGGCCCGAACCGCCGTCCGACAAGGACCAGTTCGCCCTCGCCGACGCCCTCCTCGCCGTGCCCCAGATCGAGGACGACGGCGCCGCCACACTGCGCGGTCTGCTGCCGTCCCGCATCCGGCACACCGTCCGGACCCATTCCCGGCCGCGGCTGCAGCTCTTCTTCCTCGTCCAGGCATGCGCCCAGCACCCGCATGGCAGGCAGGCCCTGATCGACGCCCTGCGCATGCTCGACGACGGCTCGCGCCCCGCCCGGACCGCCCTCGAACTCCTCGACAGGCTCTGGCCGGCCGCCCCGGGAGGCGGGTCGTCGTGACGTACTCGCCAGACTCCTGGGGGCCGCCCAAAATCCTGCTCGACGCGCTGGACGCCGTCCCGTGCTTCGAGGAGCCCGCACTGCTGCACGAATGCGCGCGCCAGGTCGGCCGGGCGCTGCAGATCAGGATCACGCTGCCGGAAACCAGCCGCCGGCGTTTCGCGTTGCTGTCCCTGCTGCGCGCCGTGCTGCCGTATCCGGACGGCCTCCAGGTGCTCGGCGGGGTCGTGTCGATGCTGGAGGGAGAAACCCGCGACATGGCCCGCCTGCGCACCGCCATCGCCCTTGCCGAGGTACCGCTCTTTCCGGCCAGGACCTGGGAACGGCTGATGACCCTGCTGGGCGGCCTGGAGGTGCTCGACATCGCGGGCGCCTACCGCGAGGCACTCGACCGCCCCGATCCGCTGCCCGCGCACTGTGCCGAACCGTGGTCGGCGGTGCTGCACGCCGCGACCCTCAACGCCCGCCCCGGCGAGCCGCTGCCCTGCGTCCTGCTGATCGAGCACCTCGCACGGTATGCGAAGGGGCGGCAGCAGCAGGAGCTGCTCGCATGGGTGGGGGAGCACCGCGGGTGCCCCCAGGCGTATCCGCTCGGCGCGACCGCCGACGGCGGCGCGGTCGCCGCCCTGCCCGCCGCCGCGGGAGCGGAGACCGGCCCCGCGCCCGGCCGTCCCCCGCGTGCCTTCGGCCACGAGCGGCCTCCGGCGCCGCCGGTGCCCCTGCCGGGGATCGACCGGGAAGGCGTCTGGGCGCCCTCCACGTGGCTGCTGATCCGGTTGCGCCCCCTGTTCTACTCCGAGCACGAGGGCCTGCGGCAGCTCACCTACTGGTGCCAGAACGGCAGCAGCCCGGACCCCTACCCGGTGAAGGGCGGGGATCTGGAGGTCGACGTGGGCGAACTGCCCGAGCGGGTGAAGTCGCTGGTGCAGGAGGCCGAGACCGGGTGGGCCTACCTGTGCAAGGAAGATCTCGCCCTGGAGTTCGTACTGCCGCGGGATCTGATGGATCTACCGGTGGAAATCTGGGCGAAGGAGGGGTTCGGGAACGCGGATGCCACCCTCGGGAAGGACCACCCGGTGGTGCTGCGCAGCCTCGAACGAGTGGAGGGCAGAGCCACCCATGGGCGCTGGGCCAAGCGCTGGGACGCGCTGAAGCCCGGTTGCCGGGGACCGGTCCACTGGTTCCCCGGCGAACATCCCGACCGTCTGCTCTCGGAACCGCACCCGGTCATGGTCGTGCTGAGCGCGCCGCCCGGCAACCAGGAGCATGTGGCCGTCGGGGGCGACGAGCTCGATGCGTCGCTCCGGGCCGGAGTACCGATCGTGGTGTGGGATCGCCGTGGGGGAGTGGATCCAGTGTTTCGTAACGAATTGCTGGAACTGGTCTCGAGCAAGGGCATACACCGGTTACCTGACGAAGTCAGGTCGTTGCGCATAGCTGCTGGGGGCGGGGATCCTGCTGGGGGTGGCTCCTCTACGCTCGGTCGCCACGCGGCATTGCTCTGGGACGACCCCGACCGCCTTCCCGGCGGGCGGGGAGAGGCGGCGGATTCCTCCGCGCAGCGGGAAGGGTAGGACGAGATGCTTCCAGGGGACGGTGCGTCCGGGGGGACGCGTCCGGCCGGAGAATCGTACTCGGGCGGCCCCTCGGCCGCTCCGGACACGGGCGGTGCCATGGCGGCCGGGGTGCCGAACGGCTCCGCCGGGGCCGGTACCGGCCCCGCAGGACGGGGCGCCTCGGACCACCGCTGGTGGATCTACCGCGGTACGGGGCAACCCCTGTACGACGCCGGCCTCGCCGACCTGCTGCCGCCTCCGCCGCCCTGGCGCCGCTTCGGCGGTGGTCCCGTCGTGGCCCCGCCCCCCTCGGACGACGAGGAGATCGAGCGCCGGCTGGGGCGGATCGGCGTCACTTCCGCCGGCTCCGATCAGCTCAGGCACGAGGCCGACATGGTGAACGCGGCCCTTCTGCTGCGCCGGCCGCTGCTGGTCACGGGGCGCCCCGGGACCGGCAAGTCGTCCCTCGCCTACCGCATCAGCCGCGAGCTGAAGCTGGGCCGCGTGCTCCGCTGGCACATCACCAGCCGCACCACCCTCCGCGGCGGGCTGTACGAGTACGACGCGATCGGGCGGGTCCAGGACTCGGCGGCGTTACGCACGCTGCGTCCGGCGGACGGGAGCGACGGCCCCACCCCCGGCGACGCCGGCCGCGCGGCGGGTGAGGAACAGCTTCCCGGAATCGGCGACTACCTCCAACTCGGCCCGCTGGGCACGGCGTTGCTGCCCTACGAACTGCCCAGAGTGCTGCTGGTCGACGAACTGGACAAGAGCGACCAGGACCTGGCGAACGACCTGCTCAGCGTCTTCGAGGAAGGTCAGTTCCCCATCGCCGAGCTGGTCAGGGCCCGGCGGCTGCACCCCAGGGTGACCGTCATGACAGACGACCCGGGCCGGAGCGCCGAGATCGTCGACGGCATCGTCAAGTGCCGGGCCTTCCCCATCGTGGTGATCACCTCCAACGGAGAGCGTGAATTTCCGCCGGCCTTCCTGCGCCGCTGCCTGCGACTGCGGATGCCGGACCCCGACCGGCCGCTCCTTGTGGACATGGTCATGGCCCACCTGCGGGAGACTGCGGACGGACACTCCGGCTCGGCACGGGCCGACAACCTCATCGACCGGTTCCTGCGCAACAGCCGGGAACGGGGCGGCCTCGCGGTGGACCAACTGCTCAACGCGGTGTTCCTGGCGACCTCGGGACGTTTCCCCGGCGACGACGAGGAGGCGCTGGAGAACCTGGTGGACGCGTTGTGGCACCGGCTCGACGGGGCGGGGACGGAATCGAGGACCGGATGACCGCGGAGTCACCCGTACCCCCTCCTGCGGCCGACCGGCCCGAGGGAGGGCACGGCGGTGCCCCGGCCCACGACCAGCCGACCTGGACGGAGTTGGCGGACGCGCTGTATCTGGCGGCATGCCAGGATGCCGCCGTACCGCTGTTCGACATCCCGGGGCTGCAAGCCCGCGCGCGTGCCGAACGGCCCCGGCAGACCAGACGGCGCCCCGCCGAGCGGACGCCACCCGAGGGACAGGACGTCGGCCGCTCGGACGTCCCGGACGTCCCTCCGGCGGCCCCGGACGTGCAGGCGGCCGAGATCCTCCCCGTGCTCGGCCCCCTCGCGCCCCCGAACCCGGACCGGCCGCGTCCCCCGGGCCCGCCCGGCCCCGCTGGGACGGCGGACCCGGAGCAGGCCGGCTGGCCGGCGTCGCCCCGGCTGGCCGACGCCCTCGCGCTCGGCCGGTCGTTGCGCCCGCTGCGCCTGTTCGGTGACTCGCCCCACGAGGTGGAGCTGGACGAGGAGGCGACCGCCGAGCAGACGGCGGCGTCCGGGGTGTGGTCACCGGTGTGCCGCTCGCTGCCCGAACGCCGGCTGGACCTGCTGCTGCTGGTGGACGAGAGCCCGTCGATGGCCCTGTGGTCGCAGACGACACGCCAGGTCGCCGAACTGCTGGAGCAGACAGCCGCGTTCCGTACGGTACGGCTGGTGCGCTGGGACCTGGACGACGACACCTCGGCGGGCATCCGGGCCGCCGAGATCCGTTCGAGCGACCGGCAACTGCTGCTCGCGGTCACGGACGGCGGCCACGGCGCCTGGCGCACGGGCCGGGCGGCCGCGGTCCTGCACCGGCTGGGCCGGAGCTCACCGGTCGCGGTACTGAGCCTGCTCCCGCAGCAGTTGTGGGCCCTCACCCTGCCCACGGTGGCCCGCACGCGGTTACGGGCGTCGTCCCCCGCCGCGCCCAACCGTGCCTACGACGTCGACGGCAAGCACCCGCAGGCCGACCCCCTGGGCCTGCAGCCACAGGCCGCTGCCGAGCCGGGCCGGGACCACGCGTTCCCGGTGCCCGTCGTCGAACTCCGGCCGACCTCGCTGCGCCGCTGGGCCCGCCTGGTGGCCGCGGCGGGCGGCGGCGAGTGGCACGCCCTGGCGGCCCTGTGGACCGCCCCGGGCCGGGACCTGCGCTCGGCGGCGGTCGGTCCGGTCGCCGAGGAGCTGGCCGACCTGGTGGCCGATCCGGCGGGCGCCGAAGCGGACGGCACAGGCCCGGCCGAGCCGTCCGCGGTGCAGCGGGCGAAACACGCCGCCGCCATGGTGCGCCGCTTCAGGGCCACCGCCTCGCCGGCCGCCTACGCCCTCGCCCAGCGGCTCGCCGCGGCCCCGCTCAACCTCCCCGTCATGCGGTTGCTTCAACAGGCCCTGCCCAAGTCGCAGTTGTGGAACCTCGCCGAGATCCTGCTGCTGGGCCTCGTGCGCCGCACCGACGACGCGGCCGACGCCGAGGACGCGCACCGCGTGTCCTTCGACTTCCAGGAGGGCGTACGGGAGGAACTCCTCGCCCTCGGCTCCCGGGCCGAGACCATCCGCGCACTGCGCCAGGTCCAGCGTCATCTCGGGCCACGGCTGGAGGCGCTGTGGGGCGAGGGTGCGGGCGCGCTCGTCGCGCCGGAAGGCGATGTCGCGGACCCGCCGCTGACGGAACAGACACGCCCCTTCGTGGCCCATCTGTACACGGCGCTGTGTGCGGTGTCGGGCCCCTACCTCGCGCGCGCCAACCATCTGGGACGGCTGCTCCAGCCCACCGGCTCCCGGCCGGTCAGGCAGCTGGCCGCCGCCGGCGGCGGCGGGACACCCGCGCCGGGACACAGTCGGCCATCAGGGTACTCATCCGCTGAAATGCCGTCAAAGTTGAATATCGCGCCCGCGGACGCGCTAGATTACGGGCCGCGAACACAACGGACCCCGGAAGGGGCGGCCCCCGCGCGCCCCGCGGCTTCACCCACGGCCCCGCCATCCGCCGTCGCTTCACCCACCCCGACCGCCCCCTCTCCCGCGCCTGCGCCTGCGCGTCCACGACAAGGAGGCACCCCCGTGTCTGCCGGTCTGCCCGTTGCTTCGGGTCCGCGAAGCCCGCACGACCCGCCCCGCATCTGGGGGAACGTCCCGCAACGGAACCGGAACTTCACGGGACGGGAATCGCTGCTCGAACGACTCCAGGAACGGCTCGGCAGCGGCGTCACCGCGGTCCTGCCGGAGGCCCTGCACGGCATGGGCGGGGTGGGCAAGTCCCAGATCGCCGTCGAGTACGTCTACCGGCACAGCCGTGAGTACCGCCTCATCTGGTGGATCCCGTCCGAACAGGAGAGCCAGATCGTCCAGTCGCTGATCGAGCTCGGCGACCAGATGGGCCTCCAGGCGGGCTCCGAGATGAGCGCCGTACCGGCCGTGCTGGACGCCCTGCGGCGGGGCGAACCGTACAGCGACTGGCTGCTGGTGTTCGACAACGCGGAAATCCCCCGGGACGTGCGCAAGTACTTCCCCAGTGACGGACCAGGACGCATCGTCGTGACCTCACGCAACTCTCAGTGGTCCAACGACGTCAGCTCGCTCGAGGTGGACGTCTTCGCCCGTGAGGAGAGCGTCGCCCTGCTGCGCCGCCGCAGCCCGCACCTCCCGGACGACGCCGTGGACCACCTCGCCGCCGCGCTCGGTGACCTGCCCCTGGCGGTCGAACAGGCCGCGGTCTGGCTGGCCGAGACGGGCATGCCGGTGCAGCAGTACCTCGAGGTGTACGAGCGCAACTTCTCGGAACTCATGCAGACCGACCCGCCCGGCGACTACAACCACTCGGTGGCCGCCGCCTGGAACGTCTCGCTCGGCAGACTGCGGGAGACCCGCCCGGACGCGCTCCAACTGCTCCAGGTCTGCGCGTTCTTCGCCCCCGAGCCCATCGAATGGGACCTGTTCTCCGCGGTGCGCGGCATCTCGGTGCCCCAGGAACTGCAGTCCGCACTGGACGATCCGGTCAGGCTCGGCCGCGCGGTACGCGAGATCGGCCGTTACGCCCTGGCCCGCATCGACCACCGCCAGAACACGGTGCAGATGCACCGATTGGTGCAGCGCGTCCTGATCGAGCAGATGAACCCGCAGGAACAGGCGACGATGCGGCACGCCGCGCATCAGCTGCTGTCCCACGCCGATCCGCGCAACCCGCGGCGGGCCATGTACTGGCAGCGCTACTCCTCCCTGCTGAGCCATCTGCGGGCCTCCAACGCGGTGGAGTGCGAGGACCCCTGGGTCCGCCGTCTCGTCCTGAACCAGGTGCAGTTCCTCCGCGCCCGGGGCCAGCACGCCGAAGCCCTGGAGCTGGGAGAGCGCGCCGCGCGGATCTGGCGTGAGCACCTGGGCGAGGACCACGAGGAGGTCCTCGCCGTCGACCAGCAGATCGCCGCGGGGCTGCGCGAGCAGGGCGTCGATCTCCAGCGCGCCTATGCCATGCAGTCCGGGCTCGTGGAGCGCTTCCGCAGGGTCCTGGGTGAGGCACATGAGGACACGCTGCGGGCCCAGAGCTACATGGCCATCGACCACCGCAACCGAGGGTACTTCGAACCGGCCCGGGAGATGGACCAGCGGGTCTACGAGACCAGCCTGCGGGAGTTCGGCAGGGACGACCCGGCCACCCTCCTCGCCGCGCACAACTACTCCGTGAGTCTGCGGCTGGCAGGTGCCACGGAGACGGCCCGGGAACTCGACTACGACACCTGGCAGCGCCGCATCGAGGTGCTGGGCGAGGACAACCTCTCCACGCTGGCGACACGCGAGGCCTACCAGCTCGACCTCCAGGAGGTCGGCCGCTACGAGGAAGCACTCGACGGCTATGAGCAACTGGCCGAGGAGGTCACCGACAGGCTCGGCGAGCAGCACCCCTTCGTGGCGCTGGTCAACCGCAACCGCTGTGTGGCCCGCCGCAAGATGGGCGACCACGAAGGCGCCTACGCGCTCTCGCGCAGGCACATCGAGGTCGTCGCCGGCATCTTCGGCAAGGACAGCCGGACGTATCTGCTGATGGCGGTCAGCCACGCCAACGACCTGCGGCAGATCGGCAAACTCCAGGATTCCCGCGCGCTGAGCGAGCAGGTGCTGGAGCAGCACCGCACCAGGTACGGCCGGGAACACCCGCACAGCTACGCCATCGCCATGAACCTCGCGGTGACCCTGCGCCTGCTGGGACAACCCGAGGCAGCGCTCGAACTGGACCAGGAATCGGTCGAAGGCCTGACCCGCTCGCTCGGCGCGGCACACCCCCGCACGCTGCTCGCCCGGATGAACCTGGCCAGTGACCAGTTCGCCCTCGGCCGTCCCGAGGAAGCCCTCGCCCTCGACGAGGCCGTGGCCGAGGAGTCGGAGCGGCTGCGGGAGAACCACCCCGCGAACCTGGCCGTCCGGCTCAATCTGAGCTACGACCTGAAGGCGCTGCGCAGGACCGAGGAGAGCGAGCGCCTGTATGCCGAGGCCCTGGAGCGGTACCGGACGATCCTGGGCCCCTCGCACCCGGCGACACTCGACGCGGAGAAGGGACTGCGAGCCAATGCCGACATCGACCTGCTGACGCTCTAGCTGAACTGTGCCGTCAACGCGGGTGCGGATCGGCCGCGTCCAGCCAGGCGGCGAGGTCGAGCGGGGCGGGGAATCCGCCTCCCGCGGCTGCCACGGCCCGGCGGACGCCGGCCACCACCTCGGGCCGGTCGAGCAGCAGGGCGGCGCCCGCTCCCCGGGCGTGCTCGGGAAGCGCCAGCACGGCGCCGATCCACGCCTCGGGCTCCTGCGGGTCCGCCGCGGTCCACTTCGCGTAGCCGAGCGCGGCCTGTTCGGCGTCTCCCGCGACCGCGGCGTACCCGGCGCGCAGCGCCGGATCGCCCTGCTTCTCCTCCCGCAGGCGCCGGCGGGCGAAGGCGGCCGGCGACGACAGATGGAAACGGGCCAGCGGGCCGAAGGCGTCGAGGCGGATCAGATCGGGCCGCGGCCGCACAGCCGAGGGAGGCAGGGCGGAAGCCGCATGCCCGGCCACCCAGGCCGCGGCAAGCCGCTGCGCCGCGCCCGGGGGGATCTCCAGATGCCGCCCCCGCCACAGGGCCCGCCGTAACGCGCAGTAGTGCCGGGCCAGGGCGCGAGGTCCCGCCGCCACGTCGTCCTCCCGCCACGTCGCCACCAGGCCCGCTATCTCGTCGGCGAACAGGCGCCCCGCCTCGGTCAGGGCATCGTCGGTCACCAGCACGGCGACCGCCTCCTGTACC
Above is a genomic segment from Streptomyces fodineus containing:
- a CDS encoding effector-associated domain 2-containing protein, with the protein product MHGAGILVRPGVVLTCAHVVVSAAGPRGGRSEAVSGHSVLVDVPGRPDVAAGEATVAPDGWYPGPLAGGPGGDLAVLRTAWSPPDGTAVARLGRCGEPDRREVAAYGHPAGAPDGLWSRARLVGRGGPYRDWIQLEGLGSAGAPVGRGFSGAGVWDPAARRVIGMVTAAYTDQQAKVAWMLPLEAAAHMWPDLAPALAGPEPETATVPKSAAGEASSPPPPDSWPEPPSDKDQFALADALLAVPQIEDDGAATLRGLLPSRIRHTVRTHSRPRLQLFFLVQACAQHPHGRQALIDALRMLDDGSRPARTALELLDRLWPAAPGGGSS
- a CDS encoding effector-associated domain 2-containing protein, translated to MTYSPDSWGPPKILLDALDAVPCFEEPALLHECARQVGRALQIRITLPETSRRRFALLSLLRAVLPYPDGLQVLGGVVSMLEGETRDMARLRTAIALAEVPLFPARTWERLMTLLGGLEVLDIAGAYREALDRPDPLPAHCAEPWSAVLHAATLNARPGEPLPCVLLIEHLARYAKGRQQQELLAWVGEHRGCPQAYPLGATADGGAVAALPAAAGAETGPAPGRPPRAFGHERPPAPPVPLPGIDREGVWAPSTWLLIRLRPLFYSEHEGLRQLTYWCQNGSSPDPYPVKGGDLEVDVGELPERVKSLVQEAETGWAYLCKEDLALEFVLPRDLMDLPVEIWAKEGFGNADATLGKDHPVVLRSLERVEGRATHGRWAKRWDALKPGCRGPVHWFPGEHPDRLLSEPHPVMVVLSAPPGNQEHVAVGGDELDASLRAGVPIVVWDRRGGVDPVFRNELLELVSSKGIHRLPDEVRSLRIAAGGGDPAGGGSSTLGRHAALLWDDPDRLPGGRGEAADSSAQREG
- a CDS encoding AAA family ATPase, with the translated sequence MAAGVPNGSAGAGTGPAGRGASDHRWWIYRGTGQPLYDAGLADLLPPPPPWRRFGGGPVVAPPPSDDEEIERRLGRIGVTSAGSDQLRHEADMVNAALLLRRPLLVTGRPGTGKSSLAYRISRELKLGRVLRWHITSRTTLRGGLYEYDAIGRVQDSAALRTLRPADGSDGPTPGDAGRAAGEEQLPGIGDYLQLGPLGTALLPYELPRVLLVDELDKSDQDLANDLLSVFEEGQFPIAELVRARRLHPRVTVMTDDPGRSAEIVDGIVKCRAFPIVVITSNGEREFPPAFLRRCLRLRMPDPDRPLLVDMVMAHLRETADGHSGSARADNLIDRFLRNSRERGGLAVDQLLNAVFLATSGRFPGDDEEALENLVDALWHRLDGAGTESRTG
- the fxsT gene encoding FxSxx-COOH system tetratricopeptide repeat protein, whose product is MTAESPVPPPAADRPEGGHGGAPAHDQPTWTELADALYLAACQDAAVPLFDIPGLQARARAERPRQTRRRPAERTPPEGQDVGRSDVPDVPPAAPDVQAAEILPVLGPLAPPNPDRPRPPGPPGPAGTADPEQAGWPASPRLADALALGRSLRPLRLFGDSPHEVELDEEATAEQTAASGVWSPVCRSLPERRLDLLLLVDESPSMALWSQTTRQVAELLEQTAAFRTVRLVRWDLDDDTSAGIRAAEIRSSDRQLLLAVTDGGHGAWRTGRAAAVLHRLGRSSPVAVLSLLPQQLWALTLPTVARTRLRASSPAAPNRAYDVDGKHPQADPLGLQPQAAAEPGRDHAFPVPVVELRPTSLRRWARLVAAAGGGEWHALAALWTAPGRDLRSAAVGPVAEELADLVADPAGAEADGTGPAEPSAVQRAKHAAAMVRRFRATASPAAYALAQRLAAAPLNLPVMRLLQQALPKSQLWNLAEILLLGLVRRTDDAADAEDAHRVSFDFQEGVREELLALGSRAETIRALRQVQRHLGPRLEALWGEGAGALVAPEGDVADPPLTEQTRPFVAHLYTALCAVSGPYLARANHLGRLLQPTGSRPVRQLAAAGGGGTPAPGHSRPSGYSSAEMPSKLNIAPADALDYGPRTQRTPEGAAPARPAASPTAPPSAVASPTPTAPSPAPAPARPRQGGTPVSAGLPVASGPRSPHDPPRIWGNVPQRNRNFTGRESLLERLQERLGSGVTAVLPEALHGMGGVGKSQIAVEYVYRHSREYRLIWWIPSEQESQIVQSLIELGDQMGLQAGSEMSAVPAVLDALRRGEPYSDWLLVFDNAEIPRDVRKYFPSDGPGRIVVTSRNSQWSNDVSSLEVDVFAREESVALLRRRSPHLPDDAVDHLAAALGDLPLAVEQAAVWLAETGMPVQQYLEVYERNFSELMQTDPPGDYNHSVAAAWNVSLGRLRETRPDALQLLQVCAFFAPEPIEWDLFSAVRGISVPQELQSALDDPVRLGRAVREIGRYALARIDHRQNTVQMHRLVQRVLIEQMNPQEQATMRHAAHQLLSHADPRNPRRAMYWQRYSSLLSHLRASNAVECEDPWVRRLVLNQVQFLRARGQHAEALELGERAARIWREHLGEDHEEVLAVDQQIAAGLREQGVDLQRAYAMQSGLVERFRRVLGEAHEDTLRAQSYMAIDHRNRGYFEPAREMDQRVYETSLREFGRDDPATLLAAHNYSVSLRLAGATETARELDYDTWQRRIEVLGEDNLSTLATREAYQLDLQEVGRYEEALDGYEQLAEEVTDRLGEQHPFVALVNRNRCVARRKMGDHEGAYALSRRHIEVVAGIFGKDSRTYLLMAVSHANDLRQIGKLQDSRALSEQVLEQHRTRYGREHPHSYAIAMNLAVTLRLLGQPEAALELDQESVEGLTRSLGAAHPRTLLARMNLASDQFALGRPEEALALDEAVAEESERLRENHPANLAVRLNLSYDLKALRRTEESERLYAEALERYRTILGPSHPATLDAEKGLRANADIDLLTL